In Dermacentor silvarum isolate Dsil-2018 chromosome 2, BIME_Dsil_1.4, whole genome shotgun sequence, the following proteins share a genomic window:
- the LOC125943684 gene encoding uncharacterized protein LOC125943684 codes for MAESALQLRAYDPEAMAWTTVPTTGDANSTVFPKIRSQALLQAAERRSQDKAKMTASNAAPAAGSLVGNMNAPATRATGRKGKAFTKWKPRPMIKPAPEDYVIVIKPRERVSLHEAFTETGYGTAISAYLGPERARATSVLPSRDQNIIIVHTPDIEAADRLIGDFAVNTEKGSVPLHGYLRQDGGNTCHGVIVVRNTDTTETLQHRVCWRAGTIVEIRKFGTSNKARITFAGKEKPRYVHYDNMVVSVQNYYKTIPACGQCGAVGHRGDACPNLQPNTCGLCGLHAPLVEGVRAPHNCVPRCSVCGGAHATNSRDCAAKFRTPKTAAKKSGKQKMTPKNKSRHLGQPSDQLPPHGGMEKRAAETHGKTGAWVNAVKNGRQVSNSGGAASSPPLTPLPSARSAEQDQIATLRAQNEMLLKKN; via the coding sequence accctgaggcgatggcgtggACCACGGTCCCCACCACCGGTGACGCAAATTCGACAGTTTTTCCGAAAATTCGGAGTCAAGCTTTACTTCAAGCGGCCGAACGCCGCTCCCAGGACAAAGCCAAGATGACGGCGTCCAACGCCGCCCCGGCCGCCGGCTCATTGGTCGGAAACATGAACGCTCCCGCGACGCGCGCCACGGGACGCAAGGGCAAGGCGTTCACGAAGTGGAAGCCGCGCCCAATGATCAAACCTGCTCCCGAAGACTACGTCATAGTAATCAAGCCCAGAGAACGTGTTTCTCTTCACGAGGCGTTCACGGAAACCGGCTACGGCACCGCCATCTCGGCGTACCTCGGGCCGGAACGGGCCCGCGCCACCTCCGTTCTGCCATCGCGAGACCAAAACATCATCATCGTGCATACCCCGGACATCGAGGCGGCCGACCGGCTCATCGGGGACTTTGCAGTAAATACCGAGAAGGGATCGGTCCCACTTCACGGTTACTTGAGACAAGACGGCGGCAACACGTGCCACGGAGTGATCGTGGTCCGTAACACGGACACCACGGAAACTCTTCAACACCGAGTGTGCTGGCGTGCTGGCACCATCGTGGAAATCCGAAAATTTGGAACATCCAACAAGGCACGCATCACCTTCGCGGGTAAGGAGAAGCCCCGTTACGTGCATTATGACAACATGGTCGTCTCTGTGCAAAACTATTACAAAACTATCCCCGCCTGCGGCCAGTGTGGGGCCGTCGGGCACCGCGGGGATGCATGTCCGAACCTGCAGCCGAACACGTGTGGACTCTGCGGACTCCATGCTCCGCTAGTGGAGGGAGTGCGGGCCCCTCACAACTGTGTTCCCCGTTGTTCTGTGTGCGGTGGTGCCCATGCCACCAACTCTCGCGACTGTGCGGCAAAATTCCGCACACCCAAGACGGCCGCCAAAAAGAGCGGGAAACAGAAAATGACGCCCAAGAACAAAagccgccatcttgggcaacCCAGCGACCAGCTGCCACCACACGGCGGCATGGAGAAACGAGCGGCGGAGACGCACGGCAAAACCGGGGCGTGGGTCAATGCCGTCAAAAACGGGCGCCAGGTGAGCAATTCGGGCGGGGCTGCTTCTTCCCCCCCTCTTACTCCCctcccaagcgcgcggagcgccGAGCAAGATCAAATAGCAACACTCAGGGCCCAAAACGAGATGCtgctaaaaaaaaattaa